The following coding sequences lie in one Chondrocystis sp. NIES-4102 genomic window:
- a CDS encoding ATPase has protein sequence MALDRPPELETHWEHFYERSIGCVGILKDWLTQAYRKALDENASSLTEQHWQSYAPSVSKCLQMALLSHRRGESTSV, from the coding sequence ATGGCTTTGGATAGACCACCAGAATTAGAAACTCATTGGGAACATTTTTACGAACGAAGCATTGGCTGTGTGGGCATTCTAAAAGATTGGCTCACTCAAGCTTATCGAAAAGCCTTAGATGAAAATGCTTCCAGTCTAACTGAGCAGCATTGGCAATCTTATGCACCATCTGTGTCTAAATGTCTCCAAATGGCACTTCTAAGCCATCGAAGGGGAGAAAGCACTTCAGTTTGA
- a CDS encoding AAA ATPase, with protein sequence MSRRSQLKKSRRSQKSIGSDRSHLSTLREQVIVNIRHRRMIVFLTDEAQRFSKMASSSRQQAQIDAMQSMASMTDTLHGLFGTYELLEFRNQARSTFSS encoded by the coding sequence ATGTCCAGAAGAAGTCAACTCAAAAAAAGCAGACGATCTCAAAAGAGTATTGGTTCAGATAGAAGTCATTTATCTACCTTAAGAGAACAAGTAATCGTCAACATACGACATCGACGCATGATTGTTTTTTTGACTGATGAAGCTCAAAGATTTTCCAAGATGGCTAGTAGTAGCAGACAACAAGCTCAAATAGATGCAATGCAGTCAATGGCTAGTATGACAGATACTTTACATGGGTTATTTGGTACTTACGAATTACTAGAATTTCGTAATCAAGCGCGGTCAACTTTCTCGTCGTAG
- a CDS encoding AAA ATPase — MPIYRRTDRHYPTLSKQQKLDLFRDCTVVHPHLKKAYEEFRDAISNPGGASIIFLFGPTGVGKTTLLRQISKVMVKEHLGRMVKDSDYLLFCDSRSSRSRIRQF; from the coding sequence ATGCCCATTTATAGACGCACTGACCGTCACTATCCGACCCTGTCTAAACAACAAAAGTTAGATTTATTTCGTGATTGTACAGTAGTACATCCACATCTAAAAAAGGCTTACGAAGAATTCCGAGATGCAATAAGTAATCCAGGCGGAGCTTCAATAATTTTTTTGTTTGGTCCAACAGGAGTCGGAAAAACCACCCTACTACGTCAAATTAGTAAAGTGATGGTAAAGGAACATTTAGGGCGAATGGTCAAAGATTCTGATTATCTGCTCTTTTGCGACAGTAGAAGCTCGCGCTCCCGAATCAGGCAGTTTTGA